A window of Amycolatopsis australiensis contains these coding sequences:
- a CDS encoding GNAT family N-acetyltransferase — protein sequence MTEVVTNTAPPLRDEAAAAAAAAATASGVEVRTLAEVADLTAVTRLFESIWRPAPGNPPVTAELLRAMVSAGNYVAGAFDGPELLGACFGFFGGPGKGGLHSHIAGVATAGHGRGIGFALKLHQRAWALRQDVTSISWTFDPLVRRNAHFNLTKLAARPQRYLPDFYGPMHDGINGAGDSDRLMVAWDLASPPVRAAAAGVPARLDAVSLRDRGAAVALAADAGGAPVTGPADAPLVLVAVPPDIEALRRADPERGRAWRVALRDVLGGLLAGGASVTGFDRAGWYVVAKEQA from the coding sequence GTGACAGAAGTCGTGACGAACACAGCCCCGCCGCTGCGGGACGAGGCGGCCGCCGCCGCGGCCGCCGCCGCCACGGCCTCGGGGGTCGAAGTCCGGACCCTGGCCGAGGTCGCCGACCTGACCGCCGTGACGCGGCTCTTCGAGTCGATCTGGCGCCCGGCCCCCGGCAACCCGCCCGTGACGGCCGAGCTGCTGCGGGCCATGGTCTCGGCGGGCAACTACGTGGCGGGCGCGTTCGACGGGCCCGAACTGCTCGGCGCCTGCTTCGGGTTCTTCGGCGGGCCCGGGAAAGGGGGACTGCACAGCCACATCGCGGGCGTCGCGACGGCGGGCCACGGCCGCGGCATCGGCTTCGCGCTCAAGCTGCACCAGCGCGCGTGGGCGCTGCGCCAGGACGTCACGTCGATCTCCTGGACGTTCGACCCGCTGGTGCGGCGCAACGCCCACTTCAACCTGACCAAGCTCGCCGCGCGCCCGCAGCGGTACCTGCCCGACTTCTACGGCCCGATGCACGACGGCATCAACGGCGCGGGCGACAGCGACCGCCTCATGGTCGCCTGGGACCTGGCGAGCCCGCCGGTCCGGGCGGCCGCGGCGGGCGTCCCCGCCCGGCTGGACGCGGTGTCGCTGCGCGACCGGGGTGCCGCGGTCGCGCTGGCCGCGGACGCCGGTGGCGCGCCGGTCACCGGGCCCGCGGACGCACCGCTCGTGCTCGTCGCCGTGCCGCCCGACATCGAGGCGCTCCGGCGTGCCGACCCGGAACGCGGCCGGGCGTGGCGGGTCGCGTTGCGGGACGTGCTCGGCGGGTTGCTGGCCGGGGGCGCCTCGGTCACCGGATTCGATCGTGCCGGCTGGTACGTCGTGGCGAAGGAGCAGGCGTGA
- the menC gene encoding o-succinylbenzoate synthase has product MKLTGVELLRVRMPLVAPFRTSFGTQAERELLLLRAVTSEGEGWGECGAMVDPLYSSEYVDGVEHVLRTFLVPALLAAGDLTANKVAPLLAKFKGHRMAKGALEMAVLDAQLRAHGVSFATALGSTSDSVPCGVSVGIMETIPQLLDVVGGYLDAGYLRIKLKIEPGWDVEPVRAVRERFGGDILLQVDANTAYTLSDVPQLQRLDPFELLLIEQPLEEEDVLGHAELAKHIRTPICLDESVVSARSAADAIRLGACRIVNIKPSRVGGYLEARRVHDVCAAHGVPVWCGGMIETGLGRAANVALASLPGFTLPGDTSASDRFYRTDITEPFVLEAGRLPVPSGPGLGVTPIAERLAEVTTAKSWLGAARSIA; this is encoded by the coding sequence GTGAAACTCACTGGTGTGGAACTCCTCCGCGTCCGGATGCCGCTCGTGGCGCCGTTCCGGACGTCGTTCGGCACGCAGGCCGAACGCGAGCTGCTGCTCCTGCGCGCGGTGACGTCGGAAGGCGAAGGCTGGGGCGAGTGCGGTGCGATGGTCGATCCGCTGTACTCGTCGGAATACGTCGACGGTGTCGAGCACGTGCTGCGGACCTTCCTCGTGCCCGCGCTGCTGGCCGCCGGCGACCTCACCGCGAACAAGGTCGCGCCGCTGCTGGCGAAGTTCAAGGGCCACCGGATGGCCAAGGGCGCGCTGGAGATGGCGGTGCTGGACGCGCAGCTGCGCGCGCACGGCGTTTCGTTCGCCACGGCGCTCGGGTCCACCAGCGACTCGGTGCCGTGCGGGGTGTCCGTGGGCATCATGGAGACGATCCCGCAGCTGCTGGACGTCGTCGGCGGCTACCTGGACGCCGGGTACCTGCGGATCAAGCTCAAGATCGAGCCGGGCTGGGACGTCGAGCCGGTGCGCGCGGTCCGCGAACGCTTCGGCGGCGACATCCTGCTCCAGGTCGACGCGAACACCGCGTACACGCTCTCCGACGTGCCGCAGCTGCAGCGGCTCGACCCGTTCGAGCTGCTGCTCATCGAGCAGCCACTCGAAGAGGAGGACGTGCTGGGCCACGCCGAGCTGGCCAAGCACATCCGGACGCCGATCTGCCTGGACGAGTCGGTCGTCTCCGCCCGGTCGGCCGCCGACGCGATCCGGCTCGGCGCCTGCCGGATCGTCAACATCAAGCCGAGCCGCGTCGGCGGGTACCTGGAGGCGCGGCGGGTGCACGACGTCTGCGCCGCGCACGGCGTGCCGGTGTGGTGCGGCGGGATGATCGAGACCGGGCTGGGCCGCGCGGCCAACGTGGCGCTGGCGTCCCTGCCCGGGTTCACCCTGCCGGGCGACACGTCGGCGTCCGACCGGTTCTACCGCACGGACATCACCGAGCCGTTCGTGCTCGAAGCCGGGCGGCTGCCCGTGCCGTCCGGCCCGGGACTGGGTGTCACGCCGATCGCCGAGCGGCTGGCCGAGGTGACGACCGCGAAGTCGTGGCTCGGGGCCGCCCGGTCCATCGCCTGA
- a CDS encoding serine hydrolase domain-containing protein: protein MSKLPELAAWLERRLPALLAEHQVPGASVAVYAGGEIADHAAGVLNKATGVEADVDSLFQIGSITKIWTTTLAMQLVDEGVLDLDRPVREYLPEFALADADAAARITVRQLTCHTSGFEGDIFTDTGRGDDCVEKLVATLADVPQLFAPGEMFSYNNAAFCVLGRVVEVLRGKPFNTCLAEHLFVPLGLTHAAPSPYEAIRFRAALGHLTPGPGADPEPAGSWALTPSNAPAGAMLAMRPRDLVTFAGMHLRDGEGPDGTRVLSAGSARAMRERQVELPDLGLMGRAWGLGWSLYDETVIGHDGGTIGQSAFLRLAPGHDVAVALLTNGGNPMPVYAEVVGHVLKELTGIELPPLPVPDPGAPRVDATRYVGEYSSSVADIVVSQDDDGRVWVERVPKGIFAELAKPEKTELLPLNGDTLILAEPTQGMYLPHAFVGDDGTGRALYLHTGRADRRVSA, encoded by the coding sequence ATGTCGAAACTCCCCGAACTCGCCGCCTGGCTCGAACGCCGGCTTCCCGCCCTGCTCGCCGAGCACCAGGTGCCCGGCGCGTCCGTGGCCGTGTACGCCGGTGGCGAGATCGCCGACCACGCGGCCGGCGTGCTCAACAAGGCCACCGGCGTCGAAGCCGACGTCGACTCGCTGTTCCAGATCGGGTCCATCACCAAGATCTGGACCACGACGCTCGCGATGCAGCTGGTCGACGAGGGCGTGCTCGACCTCGACCGGCCGGTGCGCGAGTACCTGCCGGAGTTCGCGCTGGCCGACGCGGACGCCGCCGCGCGGATCACCGTGCGGCAGCTGACGTGCCACACCTCCGGCTTCGAAGGCGACATCTTCACCGACACCGGCCGCGGCGACGACTGCGTCGAGAAGCTGGTCGCCACCCTCGCCGACGTGCCGCAGCTGTTCGCTCCCGGCGAGATGTTCTCCTACAACAACGCCGCCTTCTGCGTCCTGGGCCGGGTCGTGGAGGTGCTGCGCGGCAAGCCGTTCAACACCTGCCTGGCCGAGCACCTGTTCGTCCCCTTGGGACTGACGCACGCCGCGCCGAGCCCGTACGAGGCCATCCGGTTCCGGGCCGCGCTGGGCCACCTGACGCCCGGGCCGGGCGCCGACCCGGAGCCCGCGGGCAGCTGGGCGCTGACGCCGTCGAACGCCCCGGCCGGGGCGATGCTCGCGATGCGGCCGCGTGACCTCGTGACCTTCGCCGGCATGCACCTGCGCGACGGCGAAGGTCCGGACGGCACCCGCGTGCTGAGTGCCGGCAGCGCCCGCGCGATGCGGGAACGCCAGGTCGAGCTGCCCGACCTCGGCCTGATGGGCCGGGCGTGGGGGCTGGGCTGGTCGCTCTACGACGAGACGGTCATCGGCCACGACGGCGGCACCATCGGCCAGTCGGCGTTCCTGCGGCTCGCGCCCGGGCACGACGTCGCGGTGGCGCTGCTGACCAACGGCGGCAACCCGATGCCCGTCTACGCCGAGGTCGTCGGGCACGTCCTGAAGGAGCTGACCGGCATCGAGCTGCCCCCGCTGCCGGTGCCGGACCCGGGCGCGCCGCGCGTCGACGCCACGCGGTACGTGGGCGAGTACTCCTCCTCCGTCGCGGACATCGTGGTCAGCCAGGACGACGACGGCCGCGTCTGGGTCGAGCGGGTCCCGAAGGGCATCTTCGCCGAGCTGGCCAAGCCGGAGAAGACCGAGCTGCTCCCGCTCAACGGCGACACGCTGATCCTGGCCGAGCCGACGCAGGGGATGTACCTGCCGCACGCGTTCGTCGGCGACGACGGCACCGGGCGCGCGCTCTACCTGCACACCGGCCGCGCCGACCGGCGGGTGAGCGCGTGA
- a CDS encoding serine hydrolase, whose product MNSAEAAIDAVFTGAGARGFVHAREIGGTAEVGVGADDPVVLASVFKIPVAVAYAREVVAGRLDETARTRVGKRYRTGGIGTAGCADDVEMSWRDLALFMLTMSDNAATDVVYHRVGQAAVDRVLTGLGLRRTRLIGCCEDLFASVLADLGAAEDADLDAVFAAATPDQTAKLAVLDPARTTASTPREITTLLEAIWTDRAGDPAACERVRSMMARQIWPHRMSSGFASDVAVAAKTGTLPSVRNEAGVVTFPDGRRFAVAVFTRAHSFAERQPAVDAAIGEAARLAVDHLRKATP is encoded by the coding sequence GTGAACAGCGCCGAAGCGGCGATCGATGCCGTCTTCACCGGCGCGGGCGCGCGGGGTTTCGTGCACGCGCGGGAAATCGGCGGCACGGCCGAAGTCGGCGTCGGCGCGGACGACCCCGTGGTGCTCGCGTCGGTGTTCAAGATCCCGGTCGCCGTCGCCTACGCCAGGGAGGTCGTCGCGGGACGGCTCGACGAGACCGCCCGGACCCGCGTCGGGAAGCGCTACCGCACCGGCGGGATCGGCACGGCGGGCTGCGCGGACGACGTCGAGATGTCCTGGCGCGACCTCGCGCTGTTCATGCTGACCATGAGCGACAACGCCGCCACCGACGTCGTCTACCACCGCGTCGGCCAGGCGGCCGTCGACCGCGTCCTCACCGGCCTCGGCTTGCGTCGCACCCGGCTGATCGGGTGCTGCGAAGACCTTTTCGCGTCCGTGCTCGCCGACCTCGGCGCCGCCGAAGACGCCGACCTCGACGCCGTGTTCGCCGCGGCCACCCCGGACCAGACGGCGAAGCTCGCGGTGCTCGACCCGGCGCGGACGACGGCGTCCACGCCCCGGGAGATCACCACGCTCCTCGAGGCCATCTGGACCGACCGGGCCGGCGACCCGGCGGCGTGCGAACGCGTGCGGTCGATGATGGCGCGCCAGATCTGGCCGCACCGGATGTCGTCCGGCTTCGCCTCGGACGTCGCCGTCGCCGCCAAGACCGGCACCCTGCCGTCGGTGCGCAACGAGGCCGGCGTCGTGACCTTCCCGGACGGCCGCCGGTTCGCCGTCGCGGTCTTCACCCGCGCCCACTCCTTCGCCGAGCGGCAGCCCGCCGTCGACGCCGCGATCGGCGAGGCCGCCCGCCTCGCCGTCGATCACCTGCGAAAGGCAACCCCATGA
- a CDS encoding ABC transporter substrate-binding protein, whose product MTKTRTAAVLLGVLALAATGCGGPGGGTSAGDGTPVDGKTFSLAIGSDPGTIDPHMTVFSVAIQLDLFLYDSLLGQSADGKPVAGLASKWDATTTSATFTLRQGVTCSDGGPLTAADVAANVNFVGDPANKSPIAGLTIAPGTKATADEATRTVTVTSGKPDAFLLRNVGSLPIACAKGLSDRKLLAKGESGTGMFAITEAVPNDHYTLTRRKDYTWGPGDWKAEPGLPDKVVVRVVPNTTTAANLLLSGELNAAAINGPDRQRLEARKLFHADYLAPLGELFYNQAAGRPGQDEAVRRALTQALDLGQLGKVLTNGAGKPSQGMITAEPKVCSGDTVTGNLPAHDPAAAAAALDAAGWVKGADGVRAKNGKRLTLTVLYGTQLGPTMAPTAELAQQTWKSLGAEVTLKGVDSPGLNQALFGTGEWEVSMGPVGFALPSQLVPFVSGPAAPDGTNFAHIANPAYEQAAQRAAAKAGEASCPDWNEAETALVKRVDAVPYVDSVVPTYASGAKFTFSQGSMMPSSIRMYAK is encoded by the coding sequence ATGACCAAGACACGGACCGCCGCGGTCCTGCTCGGGGTCCTCGCGCTGGCCGCGACCGGCTGCGGGGGACCGGGCGGCGGCACGAGCGCCGGGGACGGCACCCCGGTGGACGGCAAGACGTTCAGCCTCGCCATCGGCTCGGACCCCGGCACCATCGACCCGCACATGACGGTGTTCTCGGTGGCCATCCAGCTCGACCTGTTCCTCTACGACTCGCTGCTCGGGCAGTCCGCCGACGGCAAGCCGGTCGCCGGGCTGGCAAGCAAGTGGGACGCCACCACGACCAGCGCGACGTTCACCCTCCGCCAGGGCGTCACCTGCTCGGACGGCGGCCCGCTGACCGCCGCCGACGTCGCCGCCAACGTGAACTTCGTCGGCGACCCGGCCAACAAGTCGCCGATCGCCGGGCTGACCATCGCCCCCGGCACCAAGGCGACCGCGGACGAGGCCACCCGCACGGTCACCGTCACCAGCGGGAAGCCGGACGCGTTCCTGCTCCGCAACGTCGGTTCGCTGCCGATCGCCTGCGCCAAGGGGCTGAGCGACCGCAAGCTGCTGGCCAAGGGGGAGAGCGGCACCGGCATGTTCGCGATCACCGAAGCCGTCCCCAACGACCACTACACGCTCACCCGCCGCAAGGACTACACGTGGGGTCCCGGCGACTGGAAGGCGGAACCGGGCCTGCCGGACAAGGTCGTCGTCCGGGTCGTCCCGAACACGACGACCGCGGCGAACCTGCTGCTGTCCGGGGAACTGAACGCGGCCGCGATCAACGGGCCCGACCGCCAGCGCCTGGAGGCGCGCAAGCTGTTCCACGCCGACTACCTCGCGCCGCTGGGCGAGCTCTTCTACAACCAGGCCGCGGGCCGGCCCGGCCAGGACGAAGCCGTGCGCCGCGCGCTCACCCAGGCCCTCGACCTGGGGCAGCTGGGGAAGGTGCTGACCAACGGTGCCGGCAAGCCGTCGCAGGGCATGATCACCGCCGAGCCGAAGGTCTGCTCCGGCGACACCGTCACCGGCAACCTGCCCGCCCACGACCCGGCCGCCGCGGCGGCCGCGCTGGACGCGGCGGGCTGGGTGAAGGGCGCCGACGGCGTCCGCGCCAAGAACGGCAAGCGGCTCACGCTCACCGTCCTCTACGGCACCCAGCTCGGCCCGACGATGGCGCCCACCGCCGAGCTGGCGCAGCAGACGTGGAAGAGCCTCGGCGCCGAGGTCACGCTCAAGGGCGTCGACAGCCCGGGGCTGAACCAGGCGCTGTTCGGCACCGGTGAGTGGGAGGTGTCGATGGGACCGGTCGGGTTCGCGCTGCCGAGCCAGCTGGTGCCGTTCGTCTCCGGCCCGGCCGCGCCGGACGGGACGAACTTCGCCCACATCGCCAACCCCGCCTACGAGCAGGCGGCCCAGCGCGCGGCGGCCAAGGCGGGCGAGGCGAGCTGCCCGGACTGGAACGAGGCGGAGACGGCGCTGGTCAAGCGGGTCGACGCGGTGCCGTACGTCGACTCCGTCGTCCCGACCTACGCCAGCGGCGCGAAGTTCACCTTCAGCCAGGGCAGCATGATGCCGTCGTCGATCCGGATGTACGCGAAGTGA
- a CDS encoding ABC transporter permease, with product MTTAVAPRARGGPWPAFAARRLARFAVSLWALLTAAFLMIHLVPGDPVRAALGMTAPADLVAAKRAALGLDDPLWVQYGHYLRGLVTGDLGTSMVGGQPVAQVIGDRLPATLQLAVLAFAVVVVVAVPAGVGFAVLTRGGRRRGAELGFTSVSVFLAAIPEFLIAVGLVALLAVGLGWFPVAGGDDASAYVLPVAALAVGPSAVLARMIRVELLAVLGADFVRTARAKRLPARLVYVRHALPNALTATLTLGGLMLTGLVAGTVLVENVFAWPGLGSTIVQSILTKDYPLVQGIVLVYGVGVLLVNLLVDVVLGLLDPRSTIRES from the coding sequence GTGACCACCGCGGTGGCACCCCGCGCCCGCGGCGGCCCGTGGCCGGCGTTCGCCGCGCGGCGGCTGGCCCGGTTCGCCGTCTCGCTGTGGGCGCTGCTCACCGCCGCGTTCCTGATGATCCACCTGGTCCCCGGCGACCCGGTGCGGGCGGCGCTCGGCATGACCGCGCCCGCCGACCTGGTGGCGGCGAAGCGGGCCGCGCTCGGCCTGGACGACCCGCTGTGGGTGCAGTACGGGCACTACCTGCGCGGCCTGGTGACCGGCGACCTCGGGACGTCGATGGTGGGCGGGCAGCCGGTGGCGCAGGTGATCGGCGACCGGCTGCCGGCGACCCTGCAGCTGGCGGTCCTGGCCTTCGCCGTGGTGGTCGTCGTCGCGGTCCCGGCCGGTGTCGGCTTCGCGGTGCTCACCCGCGGCGGCCGCCGCCGGGGCGCGGAGCTGGGGTTCACGTCGGTGAGCGTGTTCCTCGCCGCGATCCCCGAGTTCCTGATCGCGGTCGGCCTGGTCGCGCTGCTCGCCGTCGGGCTCGGCTGGTTCCCGGTGGCGGGCGGCGACGACGCGAGCGCGTACGTCCTGCCGGTCGCGGCGCTGGCGGTCGGGCCGTCGGCGGTGCTCGCCCGGATGATCCGGGTGGAGCTGCTCGCGGTGCTGGGCGCCGACTTCGTCCGCACCGCGCGGGCGAAGCGGCTGCCGGCGCGGCTGGTCTACGTCCGGCACGCGCTGCCGAACGCGCTGACCGCGACGCTCACCCTGGGCGGGCTGATGCTGACCGGGCTGGTGGCGGGCACGGTGCTGGTGGAGAACGTGTTCGCCTGGCCGGGCCTCGGCTCGACGATCGTCCAGTCGATCCTGACCAAGGACTACCCGCTGGTGCAGGGAATCGTGCTGGTCTACGGCGTCGGCGTGCTGCTGGTGAACCTGCTGGTCGACGTCGTCCTCGGGCTGCTCGACCCCCGCTCGACGATCCGGGAGAGCTGA